From a region of the Castanea sativa cultivar Marrone di Chiusa Pesio chromosome 10, ASM4071231v1 genome:
- the LOC142612478 gene encoding uncharacterized protein LOC142612478, translating into MVAALNQFISWLANWCKPFFQLLHKWKGFEWTKECALAFQQLKEYLSQPPIMSRPEEEEVLFAYVAIASHAVSLVLIRVDNKVQRLVYYVSKSLHEAEVRYLLLEKAILVMVLADLVAEFAESPLEEEGKKQNMDEKSI; encoded by the exons ATGGTTGCTGCTCTAAACCAATTCATCTCTTGGTTGGCAAACTGGTGTAAGCCTTtctttcagttgctgcataaatggaagggatttgaatggaccaaGGAGTGTGCCCTAGCCTTCCAGCAGCTGAAGGAATACCTTTCTCAACCACCTATTATGTCTAGACCCGAGGAAGAGGAGGTTCTATTTGCTTACGTTGCTATAGCCTCCCATGCAGTGAGCTTAGTGCTAATACGAGTTGACAACAAAGTGCAGAGACTggtttattatgtgagcaagtcatTGCATGAAGCAGAGGTTCGTTACCTACTGTTGGAGAAGGCCATTTTGGTCATG GTCCTCGCAGATTTGGTAGCTGAGTTTGCTGAATCTCCATTGGAAGAGGAAGGGAAAAAGCagaacatggatgaaaaatcaatttAG